In Capsicum annuum cultivar UCD-10X-F1 chromosome 11, UCD10Xv1.1, whole genome shotgun sequence, one genomic interval encodes:
- the LOC124888882 gene encoding uncharacterized protein LOC124888882, which translates to MTHFEGREEIDRDILAQILSNVERTREIVNEMQSEFSMLYQMVVSHSSAIQQLESKVSEITKYLMERQSEEIQNGEATKAKRKRHNVEEPKSNEMLMRKPMNNDCQIVSIPSTLIHPPFQKLSLRKGNHDKLNKLFNKFSSISINIPFMETLQDMPRYDKFMKDLVSKNCLDDETIEITHHCSAMMTSAYVKKKKDPGAFTISYTIGAFTFGRVLCDHGASVNVLPYAIFHKIGLVDFVIVDCPMDIKIPIILGRPFLATGKVLVDVEFGEM; encoded by the exons ATGACACATTTTGAAGGGAGGGAGGAGATCGATAGAGATATTTTGGCGCAGATCTTAAGTAATGTTGAGAGAACCAGAGAAATAGTGAATGAAATGCAAAGTGAATTCTCCATGCTCTACCAAATGGTTGTGTCTCACTCCTCCGCTATCCAACAACTTGAGTCAAAAGTAAGCGAAATAACAAAGTATCTAATGGAGAGGCAAAGTGAAGAAATACAAAATGGGGAAGCAACAAaggcaaagagaaaaagacatAATGTTGAAGAGCCAAAGTCAAATGAGATGTTGATGAGAAAGCCAATGAATAACGATTGTCAAATTGTTTCTATACCTTCAACCCTCATCCATCCTCCTTTCCAAAAATTGTCATTGAGAAAGGGAAACCATGATAAACTCAACaaactttttaataaatttaGCAGCATTTCTATTAATATTCCTTTTATGGAGACGTTGCAAGACATGCCGAGGTatgataaatttatgaaagatttggTGTCTAAAAATTGTTTGGATGATGAAACCATAGAGATTACTCACCATTGTAGTGCCATGATGACAAGTGCGTAtgttaaaaagaagaaagatccTGGTGCTTTTACAATCTCATACACTATCGGTGCCTTCACATTTGGTAGGGTATTATGTGATCATGGGGCAAGTGTGAACGTTTTGCCTTATGCTATATTTCACAAAATTGGATTGG TCGACTTTGTTATTGTGGATTGCCCAATGGACATCAAAATTCCCATTATCCTTGGAAGGCCATTTTTAGCTACCGGGAAGGTATTGGTAGATGTGGAGTTTGGGGAGATGTAG